Genomic DNA from Rhodothermales bacterium:
CAGCAACGTAGACATCCTCGGCCAACCCGCAATATGCAAGGTCGTACTCGAGCGTCCAGAAGTCCGCAACGAACGTACGGACCGACTGGCCATCGGAGGCTCGGATGCTTTCGCGCCACTCGGCGAGCGCTTGATCTTTAGACTTGTCCTCGTCGCCAAAGTCGCGCATTGCCTTCCAGCGACGCTTTGGACTTGTCCAGACATCGTCTGTCTCGTCAGCAACCAGGCCAAGAATTACAGGCGCGCAGTCAGGCATGACGTCCATGTCCGCTAGGCAGGCGACAGGGACGGAGATATGCGGCACTGACCCATCAGCCCGCTGAAAAATCCTGCTGAACCGCCTAAGCCCGGTTCCGCCGACATTGACTATGGAAACTCCGTGCTCTGTGAGGTCTGTTCCCAAGAGCCGGGCAATCGTCGGAAGCAATAAAGCCTCTGCGTCTCCTTCGACGATGATGACCCCGTGCGCAAACAAGAGGTTCGCCTTTGTCACGTCCAGAAACCGTTCAAGGAAGCGATAGTCGCTGGCGTCGAGCCGGGTCTGGCCTTCTGCGAGCGAGTAGGCACGCGCGCCCTCTAGCACGACGAGGTTCTTGAGCGGTATCGTCGATGCAAGGTTTGGACTGTGGGTCGAAAGGACGACCTGAACCTTCCGCGGGGACTCGCTGACCTCGCCACCTGCCGCTTTCGCGAGGAAGTCCATCAACCGGAGTTGACGCTGGGGATGAAGGTGTGCCTCGGGTTCTTCGATGAGCAATAGAGGTAGACCATCGGGTTCCCGTCCCAGAAGGAGCAACTCGCAGGCCATGTACAGAATGTTGTTCGAGCCAAGACCGTAATGACCACGTGCGCTCAGTGTTGACGCGTCAAATAGGCCGATCTCAAGTCGCTCCAAGATTCTCCGGAGACGTATCTGGTCGCTCCCCTCTTCAATGAAATCAATCCGGCCCTTCAGGCGATCTCCTCTCAAAAAGAGGGAGGAGAGGTACATCGTGTTGATCGCGTCCTGGGCTCCACTTACCCCTTGATGAGTGTTCACGCTGTGTCGGAGATAGTCAGCCAGCCCAAGGAGGCTCAGCTTGCCCACGGTGTCCGGATCGGCCGGGAGAAGCTGCTCGTCGAAGGCCTCACCTTCACTTATTCCGGGTACGTTCGCAAGTATCTGGGACAGCCTTGAGCCACGGCCCGACGACATCTCTCGCGCAGCGTCGCGAAGCGGCCGGAGATACGCGCTAGAAAGCTGTTCCCGCACAGATTGCTCGAAGGCGGGCCCCGTGCCATCGACGCCACTGCGAACCGATACGTCAACCCACCTACGGGCGCCCGGGGAATTGCTCCGCCTACGCGCGGACCAGTTGACGAGAAGACAGACTTCGCCGCTTTCGTACGTCAGATACTCAACGAGTGCACCCTTCTCCTCATCGTCGAGACCGCTTAAGCGACACTGAATCGATATGTCGCCCGCCTGCTCGCCGAGCTCATTAATGTGAAAGTCCTCGGGCTGGACACGGATATAGCTCGCGTCACGCGTTAGGAGCGCATAACGAATGGCGTCGATCACTGCAGACTTGCCACAATCGTTGCGCCCGACCAGCGCGGTCACCCCATTACTAAGTGATAGTTCGAGCCTTTGATCACCCTCGCCGAACTGACGAAAGTTGCGCAGCCTTACTCGTGACAGGTACATGCCAATCTGTTAGCCTTCTGTGAGCACTCGTATGGGGATGGAACGATCATATCGCAAGCATCCTGTGTAAACGCTGCATCGCCGTCGAATAAAGTCCCCGTCCTCGGTCTCCGACGAGCCCTTCGAAAGCTCTACGTAGCGTCTTGATGTGCGGACGAAGCCGCCAAGGCAGCGTACATCCCACGCTTGGGGGTGGTCAATGGCAGTTAGACACTATTCTGAACCGGCCGGAGCGCAGCCGACTCGATTGAGGTTCGGCGATAGGAAAGAGATGTCCCAGCCATCCGCCATTCACATCGTTACTTGAAATGGCGGTGTCTCGGCCTCAAAGATGAGTTAATCCGGCAGTCTTGCTTCGCGTAAACGTTGTCAGGCCGCGGGTGCGCCAGTCCCAGCCAGAGAGCCACTGGCCATGCACACCCCCCACCCCAAAGAAAACGCCGCGACCCCAATCCTCTGGAGCCGCGGCGCTAAACCGTTCTTTGCTTCATCCGCTAACAGCGGAGATCGCTTGGAGATGGCGGGAGTCGAACCCGCGTCCGAATGGATGCCCAGTCAGACATCTACGCTCATAGTCGACCTATTGGAGTTCTCGCCCGCGGGCCATTGCCAGTCGACAAGGCGACCCGAAGGCACAGTCTGATAGAGTTTCGCGCCTCAGTACTCAGACGGCGTCTGAGGCGCTAGACCATTAAGCATGATGCCTCATGACCCACCAATGGTCAGGTGAGCTAGAGACAGATAGCGGGACTAAGCCGCCATCGCGTACGAGTAATCGTTCGCAGTTGCAGTGTTCATGGGATTATTAACGAGCATCACCATGAATGGCTCGAAGCGCAGCCTGCTACACATTCCACCCGTCGAAACCGTGACATCCCCGAGAAAGAACAGGAGGCGTGAGCCTCTACCATGAGTACGGTATCGACCCTGCCGGTGTTTCGGAAAGCCCTACCGAGCCCCCGCCAGTCGGTCCCGCTGCTGGGCCGTGCCCATGTACGTCAGCCCCTCGGCCTCGAGCGCATCGGACAGATCCCCGACCACCGCTCGCGCCCACCCTTTCCGCACATACGGCACCTTGCGCCGCGTACCCTGAAAGAACTTGCGATAGGGATTGACGAACACCCGGACGTGGTCGCCGGCCATGGGCACCACCTCTAGTTCGATCTCCACCGAATACAGCCCCCAGGATCTGAAGCTCCGGGGCTCCGTGGCAATCGCGTTGGCGGTCACGGCAGGTACGGTGGTCCATCCGGCTTCCCCGAGCGCACGGTCGATGCGGGCAAAGACATCATCGCCGGTAGGAGTGTCATCCTCAAAGTCCCGATACAACGGACTCAGGGACGGCGCGCAGCCGGCCAGAATCACCAGGGCCAACAGGGTTAGCAGGTACCTCATGGCAAGAAGATCGGGACCGACCCAACGCCAAACCCGCCAACCGTGCCCAGCGGGCGTGCCGGCCCGTCAGTCCGCCACTACCCGAACCTCGACCGCGGGACTCTCGCCTTTGTCCGCCGCGGTGCCGATCAACCGATACGTGTTCGGCTCGAGCCGCCGGACCACACCGTCCACGGCAACGGAACCATCAAACTCGAAGCTCTCCGTGCGCCGATCGCCCGGAAGCACCTCCCGATCGCGCACCAAGTCCATCGTACAGATGCGCCCCGCAACCGGATGCCGCTGCCCGGCCTCCGTCAGCACCCAGAGGCTGAGCGCGCACGAACTGCTGCCCATGCCGAGACTGACGGGCACGCCCGACATGTTGTGAGCCGATACCTGCACGATGCCGGGATTGGACTCGGACACGTCGGATCGATTCACACTGGTCGTGACCGTCAGCGCGCCGCGCTCCAGGGGATCCAGCGCGCACGCCGTCAGCCCAAGCAGCAGCACGATTGACAGCCGGCCCATGGCCTCAGGCTACCGCCTCGTAGCTCGTCACCCGCCCCAGGAAGTCCAGCAGGATCTGATTGAACTGATCCGGCCGCTCCATCATCGGCGCATGCCCGCACTCGTCAATCCACGCCAGCTCCGAGCCGCGAATCAGCTCGTTGAACTGCACGGCCACATCCGGCGGGGTGATTTCGTCTTCCCGGCCCCAGATCAGGAGGGTGGGCACCTGGATGTTGTGCAGGTCATCGCGCACGTTCTCAGCCTTCACCGAACGCGCCATGCGAATTAGGCGCAGCGCCCGACCACGATCATTGACCACGTCATAGACGTCATCGACCAGCTGCGGCGTGGCATGCTTGGGATCGAAGAACGTCACAGCGGTGCGCTCGCGCAGATACTCCCGGTCCTTGCGCCGCATGATCGACTGCCCCATGTCCACCTCATACAGCCCGGACGCGCCCGCGAGCATCAGACCGCGCACCCGCTCGGGGTGATTGATGGTCAGCATAAGGGCGATGTGACCTCCGAGGGAGTTACCGCAGACGACGGCCGGACCCAGGTTCAGCGCATCCATGAACCGGACTACAAAGTCCACCAGGCTCGGCACACTGGTCTCCTTGACGGGCATCTGGTACACCGGCAGAATCGGCACGAGCACCCGGTATCCCTCACGGGCCAGCTTGCCGATGGTATGCTCCCAGTTGCTGACCTCGCCCAGCATGCCGTGCAGCAGCAGGATCGGACCCTTGCCATGGGCAGGGCCTTCGTCCGCATACTGATAGCCTGCGGTGGTGTGGATGGTGTAGTCGGTGTGCGTCATGATGAGAAGGGGGGGCCTGCGACTACGGAGTCCCTGCCGATCAAGATGAGAATATAGCAAAACAACCTCATTTCGGGATTTCCTGAGCGCAATCCACGTTGGATTCTTTGAGGTCGAGATTTGCCGTTCTGGAAACAGGCTCGGCAACCCCTCTTCACTGCAAATATGCTTGTTGAAGTGCCTCCAGAGCGGTATTTTCTCGTTCTGCCAAAGATTTTTTACCAAACCTGAAGCGATATGCCCTGCGGCCGCAAGCGCAAGCGACACAAGATCGCCACGCACAAGCGCAAGAAGCGCCTTCGTAAGAACCGGCACAAGAAGAAGAACCGGTAGTCTGATGGCCGGAATCGTCCGGCCGTCCTCTGGTCTTTAACGCTCCCGAACCGGATCTTCGCGTCACGGTTCAACAGCGGAGTGTACTAGTCAGCCGATCCCATGAGTGACAACGGAATAGGGTCTAGCGCCCGTGCCTGGCTTTGGGGAATCCTTGTCGGCGGAGCCGCCGGATTCACCCTGGGCCTGATCACGGCCCCGGAAGAGGGCCGAAAGGTCCGCCGCCGCCTTGCCTACCAGTTGGATCACCTGGGAGACCGCGTTTCCGAACTCCTGGACGAGTTTCTGAACGCCGATGAGAGCGGCGAGGCTCGCCGCGACGGTGACGCCCTCGTTGCGGATGCCGAGGAGAAAGCGCAACAGATTCGCGCTGACATAGACAACCTCCTCGGTGAGATGCGGGAGCACCGCAAAACCGGCTGATGCCCGATTTCTCGATTCTGTTGCCTGCCTCTGGTCCCAAGACCGAAGGCGGCAATCCCTTCGCTCCGGACATGTTCGACTATCGTTCGTCGAACACGTTCAACTACTTCCACGCGCTGAACGCGGATCGGCGCTCCCTGATTGATGCCCTGCACGCGGCAATGGACGGCGGCGTGAAAGACCCGGACGCGCTGTTTGGCCGACTCCCGGACGGTATCGACGGTGAGGAGGTCAACCGCAGCATCTACAAGGCCCCGCTGATGTCGGCCCTGGATCGCTACGGCCCGGGCGTGATGTACAAGGCGATGGACTTTCCGGGGCTTCCCACGGGTGCGCAACGCCGGTTGCTCGAAGAAGGCATCATCCTTTCCGGGCTCTTCGGCCTGCTCCGACCCGACGACCTCATTCCGCGCTACATGCTGGGCATTGATGCCAATGTACCGGGCATGGGTCCAGTCATGGAGTACTGGAAGCCGCGCATCACGCCGGCCCTCAATGAGACGGTCAGCAAGCGCCTTCTCTGGAATCTGCTCCCCGAGTCGTTCGACGACGCGTGGGACAACGAGATGACCTACAAGGCCATGGTGCGGGTGACCTTCCTGCGCAACATGGGTGGCGAAATGAAAGTGGTGGAGGATCAGGTCCCGCTGCGCGGCCGCCTGGTCAACTTCATCGTGCGCGAGACCCTGGAAGAGCTGGAGCCCCTGCTTTCCTGGCGTCACCCGGACGGCTACACGTATGACGAGGAGCGCTCGTCGTACGACAAGCCGACCCGCACCCACCACATCGCCATGGTGCGCCACTAGTCGTGTCCGCTCCGGCCCCACCCGTCTGCGTCGGGCTCGCCGGAGGATCCGGCTCAGGAAAATCGACGGTCATGGCGCGCCTGCTGGATGCCGTGGGCCCGGAGAGTCTGGCAGTCCTGGATCACGACGCCTACTACTACGATCTGTCTCATCTGACGGTCGCGGAACGCGCCGGCCAGAACTTTGACCATCCCGACTCGCTGGAAACGAGCCTGCTCTGCACTCACCTGGATGAGCTGAAGGCCGGCCGCGCCATCCAGAAGCCGATCTACGACTTTACGACCCATGCGCGCACCGGCGAGACGGTGCGGATTGAGCCCCGACCGGTGGTGCTGGTGGAGGGCATCCTGGTGCTCGCCGAACCTGAATTGGTCGATCGATTGGACCTGCGGGTTTTCGTGCGCGCCGATGACGACATCCGCCTGGTGCGCCGCATACGCCGGGACATTGCCGAGCGCGGCCGCTCCGTAGAGAACGTGCTCTCCCAGTATGAGCGCACCGTGCGGCCGATGTACCAGAAGTTCGTCGCACCGTCCATGCGCCACGCAGACGTCATCGTGCCGCGTGGTGGTCACAATCAGCCGGCGATCGATGTGCTGATCGGCTACCTGAAAGGGGTGGCCGAGGGCCACGCGACTCCCGCAGGCTGACCCTGCCCGTCCAGCCGCGGCTGACGCGGCGAGCCCCCGGCAGCTGACCCGCGACCAGGCGGCCGACCCGCGCCCGCACCCTACCCCGCGTTCAGCGCATCCAGCGCCGCGATCCCCCGCAGCACCAGGTGCGGATCCAGCACATGCACGCCGGCCAGGTGGCCGGCCAGGAATCCGGCCCAACCGCCGGTGAGCACCACCGTCGCATCGCCCACTTCGTCTCGCAGCCGGTCCAGCATGCCGCCCACGGCGTCGACAAACCCCCAGTACACGCCCGACCGCAGCGCCTCCCGCGTGCTCACGCCGATGGCCGTGCCCTCCAGTGGCGCATCCACCTCAGGCAACTGCGCGGTACCCAGATTCAGCGCTGACGCCATGAGTCCAGGCCCCGGCGCAATCGCCCCGCCGCGGTAGGTGCGCTCCGCATCAACCACCTCATACGTCACCGCCGTGCCGGCATCCACGGCAATCACGGCCCGGCCCTCCCGGCCGTACTCCAGGAGCGCGCCGGCCGCCGCCGCGATGCGATCGTTGCCGAGGGTCTGCGGCGTCTCGTAGCCCATCGCAAATGGCAGCTTGACCTGCCAGGAGACCTCGAAAACCCCGCGTCCCTCCAACGCAACGCGGACAGCCTTCGCAGCATCCGGCACCACCGAGGCGAAGGCCACCCGGTCGAAGTCGCGGGCCGCCAGGGAAGCCGCCACATCCGTTGTCGCCACCCGGTCCACCATCCAGGATCCGTGCGCATCTTGCCGGCCGATCTTGCACCACGAGTTGCCGATGTCGACGGTCAGTGTCATGAGGCTACCCATCGCTCAGATCCCAGGGACACGTCCCCCGCCGAGAATTGCCGCAGCGTGCCGCCCACTTCCATCTCCAGAGCGCCCGATCCGAGCACTCCCGCCAGTCGTCCCCTCACCGTCTTGCCATCGGCCAGTCGGAGGGAAATGGTCCGGCCAAACCCGGAGAGGGCCGCGCGATAGTCGTCCAGCAGGGTCACCCGATCATGCTCAAGCTGATGCAGGCGAGATTCCAACGCCTCGAGAAGCGAGGCCAGAAGGACCGGCCGGGGAATGACTGCCGCCGCAGACTGCCGCAGGGAAATCGCGGTCTGCTCCAGGGCACGCGGCATCACCTCCTGATTCACGTTGATGCCAATGCCGACAACGGCCCACCGGCTGTCGGCGGAGCGCACACCTTCCACCAGCACACCGGCGCACTTCATGCCGGC
This window encodes:
- the yaaA gene encoding peroxide stress protein YaaA; this encodes MPDFSILLPASGPKTEGGNPFAPDMFDYRSSNTFNYFHALNADRRSLIDALHAAMDGGVKDPDALFGRLPDGIDGEEVNRSIYKAPLMSALDRYGPGVMYKAMDFPGLPTGAQRRLLEEGIILSGLFGLLRPDDLIPRYMLGIDANVPGMGPVMEYWKPRITPALNETVSKRLLWNLLPESFDDAWDNEMTYKAMVRVTFLRNMGGEMKVVEDQVPLRGRLVNFIVRETLEELEPLLSWRHPDGYTYDEERSSYDKPTRTHHIAMVRH
- a CDS encoding AAA family ATPase; translated protein: MYLSRVRLRNFRQFGEGDQRLELSLSNGVTALVGRNDCGKSAVIDAIRYALLTRDASYIRVQPEDFHINELGEQAGDISIQCRLSGLDDEEKGALVEYLTYESGEVCLLVNWSARRRSNSPGARRWVDVSVRSGVDGTGPAFEQSVREQLSSAYLRPLRDAAREMSSGRGSRLSQILANVPGISEGEAFDEQLLPADPDTVGKLSLLGLADYLRHSVNTHQGVSGAQDAINTMYLSSLFLRGDRLKGRIDFIEEGSDQIRLRRILERLEIGLFDASTLSARGHYGLGSNNILYMACELLLLGREPDGLPLLLIEEPEAHLHPQRQLRLMDFLAKAAGGEVSESPRKVQVVLSTHSPNLASTIPLKNLVVLEGARAYSLAEGQTRLDASDYRFLERFLDVTKANLLFAHGVIIVEGDAEALLLPTIARLLGTDLTEHGVSIVNVGGTGLRRFSRIFQRADGSVPHISVPVACLADMDVMPDCAPVILGLVADETDDVWTSPKRRWKAMRDFGDEDKSKDQALAEWRESIRASDGQSVRTFVADFWTLEYDLAYCGLAEDVYVAAKLAQKDGLITGGTKSVDDVQAAATTSFGELQAKSKGNDEVLCTHVYRLFTSGGASKAIAAQYLANALSAQGEGDDFDRQAFAGKLPRYVVDAIAYATGDVAPSAPIDQEKPEVDAND
- a CDS encoding AURKAIP1/COX24 domain-containing protein, translating into MPCGRKRKRHKIATHKRKKRLRKNRHKKKNR
- a CDS encoding YtxH domain-containing protein produces the protein MSDNGIGSSARAWLWGILVGGAAGFTLGLITAPEEGRKVRRRLAYQLDHLGDRVSELLDEFLNADESGEARRDGDALVADAEEKAQQIRADIDNLLGEMREHRKTG
- a CDS encoding type III pantothenate kinase, with the protein product MGSLMTLTVDIGNSWCKIGRQDAHGSWMVDRVATTDVAASLAARDFDRVAFASVVPDAAKAVRVALEGRGVFEVSWQVKLPFAMGYETPQTLGNDRIAAAAGALLEYGREGRAVIAVDAGTAVTYEVVDAERTYRGGAIAPGPGLMASALNLGTAQLPEVDAPLEGTAIGVSTREALRSGVYWGFVDAVGGMLDRLRDEVGDATVVLTGGWAGFLAGHLAGVHVLDPHLVLRGIAALDALNAG
- the udk gene encoding uridine kinase is translated as MSAPAPPVCVGLAGGSGSGKSTVMARLLDAVGPESLAVLDHDAYYYDLSHLTVAERAGQNFDHPDSLETSLLCTHLDELKAGRAIQKPIYDFTTHARTGETVRIEPRPVVLVEGILVLAEPELVDRLDLRVFVRADDDIRLVRRIRRDIAERGRSVENVLSQYERTVRPMYQKFVAPSMRHADVIVPRGGHNQPAIDVLIGYLKGVAEGHATPAG
- a CDS encoding alpha/beta fold hydrolase, which codes for MTHTDYTIHTTAGYQYADEGPAHGKGPILLLHGMLGEVSNWEHTIGKLAREGYRVLVPILPVYQMPVKETSVPSLVDFVVRFMDALNLGPAVVCGNSLGGHIALMLTINHPERVRGLMLAGASGLYEVDMGQSIMRRKDREYLRERTAVTFFDPKHATPQLVDDVYDVVNDRGRALRLIRMARSVKAENVRDDLHNIQVPTLLIWGREDEITPPDVAVQFNELIRGSELAWIDECGHAPMMERPDQFNQILLDFLGRVTSYEAVA
- a CDS encoding biotin--[acetyl-CoA-carboxylase] ligase, which encodes MNWVETTRRLLQTNYVGQQIRTFESTDSTNVRAMEWAESGGPSGAVVVADSQTAGRGRLGRRWEGGEGESLLFSVIVRPDVPDASMGLLPLASGLAVVDAVTPLVRHELALKWPNDVLLAGMKCAGVLVEGVRSADSRWAVVGIGINVNQEVMPRALEQTAISLRQSAAAVIPRPVLLASLLEALESRLHQLEHDRVTLLDDYRAALSGFGRTISLRLADGKTVRGRLAGVLGSGALEMEVGGTLRQFSAGDVSLGSERWVAS